The genomic DNA gtgtgaagcggtcgggatgagagtcagtacctccaagtctgaggccatggttctcttccggaaaacggtggattgcaccctctgggttgggagtgagtcactgccccaagcgagggagttcaagtatctcgggatcttattcacgagtgagggtaaaatggagcgggagatggacaggcggttcggtgcagcgtcagcagtgatgcgggcgttgtaccggaccgttttggtgaagaaggagctgagccgaaaggcaaagctctcgatttaccagtccatctacgttccaaccctcacctatggtcatgagctttgggtagtgaccgaaagaatgagatcgcgaatacaagtggccgaaatgagcttccttcgcaGGGTTGCTGGGCTCAgtcttagagatagggtgaggagctcagacatccggagggagctcggagtagagccgctgctccttcgcgtcgaaaggggccagctgaggtggctcgggcatctgatcaggatgcctcctggacgcctccctttagaggttttccaggcacgtccaactggtaagaggccccggggtagacccagaacacgctggagagattatatatctcgtctggcctgggaacgcctcggggttccccaggaggagctggaaagtgttgctggggagaaggacgtctggaggaccctccttagcttgctgcccccgcgatccggccccggataagaggaaggagatggatggatggatggatgtttaactttgttttataaTGGAGGATTTGTTCAACATGATTTTCATATATATTGATAATCTGTTGATCAGTTTGATCATTTAATTGATttcatacaaataaacagaaacacgTTTCTTAGTTTTGctttttgtattaaattgtttattaaaGACTATTTTAAGGTTTATTCATTActgtaacaaaatattttacattatgaCTAAAAcgtaggaaaaaataaaactacataaactatttgaaatgaaagaaaagattAAACACAGAGATGTTAATAGTGAATCTGAACCATCGTTTTTTAGctgactctttttctttttatttcattgcacTTCTTGTAttgaacaaaataacagaattgTCTAAAAGGCCGACGTACAAGTTCACTTTATTGTTTATCAAAATCATAACTGAAACATGAACAGGTAGAACACGGTGGCTGAAAACTGAAGGTGAGTCGTGTCCAGGTGAGGCAGAGCACGCTGAAGACAagctgagctctgattggccgTCACACGTAGATGTCTTCATCCACAGAcatctgctctgtgattggtgtTTCCATGGAAACGACAGGATTACAGGAAACTGTAGAGAGTGAAACAAGTTAGCATCTGATAGCTCCCGTtagcattgttgttgttgtgtgtgtgtgtgtgtgtgtgtgtgtgtgtgtgtgtgtgtgtgtgtgtgtgtgtgtgtgtgtgtgtgtgtgtgtgtgttttaccatAATTAGactcctgcttctcctcctcctcatttttgctcttgttgccatggtgacgtTGCATCACCACATAAACATTTTCCTCCAAAGGACCTGAAGCATTAGAGCAGATTATAATTAGAGCAGATtataatttattgattatttctCAGTCTTTTAGAGGAACCTGTacgtctctgattggctgttgtaCCTGCTGTCCTCGTCctctggctcctcctcctcttgaggaagaagaggatgatgaagagcagcagcagcaggaggaggaagcagcagacCAACACAGACGCCACCATACTGCTGCTGCTATCTGCTGACGGACAGACAGGAAGGACTCTGAACTGCTATTCTCAGCATCAAATATATTATAAGAAACCTGATACCCAGCATGCCTCCCACTCAGCAGTCCTACAGCCAGCTGGCCTCCAGCTTCCTAGCTCCCAGTCTGCAACTCAGGTGACTAGCCTCAAGTCGACTAGCCATCAAACAGCTAGCCACCAATCTACCAGTATCCAGCCTACTTCTCAGCCTTCCAAAGCCCCTTACCCGTTTCTTGGAACCCACCTGTCCTTTGGAGGGCCTCACATTATCCGGTCAGCCAGTAATGAGCTGGTAAGACACCTGTCCAACCCAAGTAGGAAGCAAGGCAAACGGAGAGGTTAGTTCCCCAAGCTGCCCAGCGACCCAATGTCTCCACTGCTCATCTGAATGGCTGACGTCTCGCCAGGTCCTGAGTCGGTAGTTCGGCCTACTCCAGCTTCACGTGACCTTTCCCATCGGGCCGCATCTTTCCCGGTTCCTGTTCCCACTGGGCCACAGCTTTCCCCAGTTCCTTTCCCACTGGGCCGAATCTTTCCCTGGTTCCTGTTCCCACTGGGCCACAGCTTTCCCCGGTTCCTGTTCCCACTGGGCCGAATCTTTCCCTGGTTCCTGTTCCCACTGGGCCGAATCTTTCCCTGGTTCCTGTTCCCACTGGGCCGCATCCTTCCCCGGTTCCTTTCCCACTGGGCCGCATCTTTCCCCAGTTCCTTTCCCACTGGGCCGAATCTTTCCCCGGTTCCTTTCCCACTGGGCCGCATCTTTCCCCGGTTCCTTTCCCACTGGGCCGAATCTTTCCCTGGTTCCTGTTCCCACTGGGCCGAATCTTTCCCTGGTTCCTGTTCCCACTGGGCCGAATCTTTCCCTGGTTCCTGTTCCCACTGGGCCGAATCTTTCCCCCGTTCCTTTCCCACTGGGCCGCATCTTTCCCCAGTTCCTTTCCCACTGGGCCGAATCTTTCCCCGGTTCCTTTCCCACTGGGCCGCATCTTTCCCCAGTTCCTTTCCCACTGGCCCACAGCTACCCCCTTTTCCAGCAGAAGCCGCTCTGGAGCCACAATCGCCAGAGCTCCGACCTCCAAAGGAGCTTCGTCAGCCGGGTCGTCCTCCTGTCCGCCCCCTTGAACGACTCTGACTCAGACACTTACATCCCCAGGACAACACCCCTgtgcatattttctttttttaattattaacataCACTTTGACACTTTAATTTCATACTTGTTTTAAGGTACTCgaaattgtttatttgttccATATTTTAATGCACATTGTCATacctctattttttttttattattattattattattattattattattattattattattattattattattattatgtcttatACTTGCAATGTCTACTGTTTACTGTCACGCACCAATAGATCACCTacccaaattccttgtatgtgtagcttctgattctgaaaatataacatatatatatatataacattatatactgatgaaatataacatatataggacattatatactgataaaatgtaacatatataggacattatatactgatgaaatgtaacatatatagaacattatatattgatgaaatgtaacatatataGAACATTATATACTGATGAAATGTAACATCTATAGAATATTATATACTGATGAAATGTAACATGTATAGAACATTATATACTGATGAAATGTATCATATATAGAACATTATATACTGAtgaaatgtaacatatatagaacattatatactgatgaaatgtaacatatatagaacattatatactgataaaatgtaacatatataggacattatatactgataaaatgtaacatgtatAGAACATTATATACTGATCAAATGTAACATGTATAGAACATTATATACTGATGAAATGTATCATATATAGAACATTATATACTGAtgaaatgtaacatatatagaacattatatactgataaaatgtaacatatatagGACGTTATATActgataaaatgtaacatatataggacattatatactgataaaatgtaacatgtatagaacattatatactgataaaatgtaacatgtatAGAACATTATATACTGATGAAATGTAACATCTATAGAACATTATATACTGATCAAATGTAACATGTATAGAACATTATATACTGATGAAATGTATCATATATAGAACATTATATACTGAtgaaatgtaacatatatagaacattatatactgataaaatgtaacatatatagGACGTTATATActgataaaatgtaacatatataggacattatatactgataaaatgtaacatgtatagaacattatatactgataaaatgtaacatgtatagaacattatatactgatgaaatgtaacatatataggacattatatactgataaaatgtaacatatatagaacattatatactgatgaaatgtaacatatatagaacattatatactgataaaatgtaacatatatagaacattatatactgatgaaatgtaacatatatagaacattatatactgatgaaatgtaacatatataGAACATTATATACTGATAAAATGTATCATATATAGAACATTATATGTGGATGTGGTTTTCCTGCTGGACTCACCCTCCACTCGCAGCAGGAAGTGCTTCTTCACCAGGAGCTTCCCATCTTCATCAAACACTTCCAGGCCGTACCTTCCTGCGTCGGCGGTCTGAACGCCGTTGAATCTCAGTGAGCCGTCGCTCAGCAGCTGGCAGCGTCCGTGGTGACACGTGGTCACGTTGCTCCTCAGTGACATCACCAGGTGAGGGTGAGTCCACCTGACGTCCTGTCTGCTCTTCAACACCTGCAGGTGTGAGGACAGCAGGACGGCCCCCCCGCTGTGTGCTGTGACGGTCTCTGCAGATACAcctggggtcaaaggtcacatcgTTATCACATTACTGCACTGAAACACTGTTACCGTGGAAACAGAGTATGACAGAAAGAGACGACCCTCACtgttcatcttcatcatcaagATCAATAACCAGACCAGAACCAACATGGCTGCCTTCTGAAGTCCTCTCTGCTGGCTCCGCCCcctcagctgtcaatcactgaggaggaaacacacactttcaatggtgtgtgtgagtgtgtgtgtttccctgttaatgcatcaatagtgataacacatacacaaacacacatatatatacacacacatatatatatatatatatacatacatacatatctttcaccagatgttggtaacaacccaagtaattcatacatacaaagaaaaccaaacaaataagttcagaaattaagttatgtgtaataaaatggaatgacacagggaaaaagtattgaacacgcttactgaaatgtatttaatacttggtacagaagcctttgttggtaatgacagcttcaagacgcctcctgtatggagaaactagtcgcatgcattgctcaggtgtgattttggcccattcttccacacaaacagtcttcagatcttgaaggttccgtgggcctcttctatgaactctgatctttagttctttccatagattttctattggattcaggtcaggtgattggctgggccattctagcagctttattttctttctctgaaaccaatggagagtttccttggctgtgtgtttggggtcattgtcttgctgaaatgtccaccctcgtttcatcttcatcatcctgctagatggcagcagatttttatcaagaatgtctcggtacatttttccattcatccttccttcaattatatgaagtttgccagtgccgtatgctgaaaaacagccccacaccatgatgttcccacctccaaacttcactgttggtctggtgtttttggggtgatgtgcagtgccatttgacctccaaacatggtgtgtattatggcatccaaagagttccatgttggtctcatctgaccagactatatcctcccagtatttcacaggcttgtctaaatgttgtgcagcaaactttaaacgagcttcaacatgctttttcttcagcagtggagtcttgcgtggtgagcgtgcatacaggccacggcggttgatgcattacttattgttttctttgaaacaattgtacctgctaattccaggtctttctgaagctctccactagtggcccttggctcttggacaactcttctgataattcttttcactcctctgtcagaaaccttgcgaggagcacctggccgtggccggtttatggtgaaatgatgttctttccacttccggattatggccccaacagtgctcactggaacattcagaagtttagaaatccttctgtaaccaatgccatcagtatgttctgcaacaataaggttgtgaaggtcttgagagagctctttgcttttaccgatcatgagatgtttcttgtgtgacaccttggtaatgagacacctttttgtaggccatcagttgggactgaaccagctgatattaatttgcactgacaaggggcaggactgctttctaattactgatagatttcagctggtgtcttggctttccatgcctttttgcacctccctttcttcatgtgttcaatactttttccccgtgtcattccattttattacgcataacttaatttctgaacttatttgtttggttttctttgtatgtatggattacttgggttgttactgacatctggtgaaaatttcatgtcaatagcacctttagaaatatgtttactgagaaaaatggtgacgtgttcaatacttattttacccgctgtatatatacataatgtgtgtgttcgtaATCTTCAATAAAAACTCTTAACAGATCAAAACAGAATCAATAggttttatttacatgtgacATACTTTGTGTCACATGACAGAATCCTGATGAACTAGATGTAGAATgagtttgattattgatcagtaaatattgattaaagaGGTTTAAACTGTTATTAGATCAGCTGATATTCGAGCAGTACTAACTCTAGACTAACCTTCTGGTTCCATGTGAAGAGTTTTGATAAAGTTAACTGTTctaggctgcttttattgtgaaagtcttaagataagataagataaaataagataatcctttattcgtcccgcagcggggaaatttgcaggcttacagcagcgttgaCCTTGAtacaggaagctgttcctgtttgaATCTAAACTTCCAtttgatttcttctcttcttattAAACTGttgatctttgtctctctgAACAGAGTTtagttcttcttctactaaactaaagaacgtctgttaaagagacataaagacacTTCTACCTTCACACATGTAGAGAACAGAGTTtagttcttcttctactaaactaaagaacgtctgttaaagagacataaagacacTTCTACCTTCACACATGTAGAGAACAGAGTTTAGTTCTTACCTGTCTGAGTGACGGTAAAAAACAGATTCAGCTGAAGAGAAAACTACAAATATAATCTGAGGTAGAGTAGAGACACATATAACCTCGATGAAACAGAGCGAAGACGGAAACGAGACGAGAGCCGTCCGTCCCCTCAGACCACACGGTGCCTCAGGCTGTTCACCTGAAACTGAACCACAGAAACTCTCAGAGCTCTGTGTGAAGTGAAACTatgttgtgtagcgttgtgtagcgttgtgtagtgttgtgtagtgtcGTGTAGCCTTGtatagtgttgtgtagtgttgtgtagcgttgtgtagtgttgtgtagtgttgtgtagcgttgtgtagtgttgtgtagcgttgtgtagtgttgtgtagcgttgtgtagtgttgtgtagtgttgtgtagcgttgtgtagtgttgtgtagtgttgtgtagcgttgtgtagcgttgtgtagcgttgtgtagtgttgtgtagcgttgtgtagcgttgtgtagtgttgtgtagtgttgtgtagcgttgtgtagtgttgtgtagtgttgtgtagccttgtgtagtgttgtgtagcgttgtgtagtgttgtgtagagttgtgttgtgtagtgttgtgttgtgttgtgtagcgttgtgtagtgctgtgtagtgttgtgtagccttgtgtagtgtagtgttgtgtagtgttgtgtagcgttgtgtagtgttgtgtagcgttgtgtagtgtgtagcgttgtgtgtgtagttgtgtagcgttgtgttgTGTAGTGCTGTGTGTACTTGTCCACTCCCCCTTTTTTcacaaattgtaatttttatCCAGTTTTAGCCACATTTACGCTCCACTTTTTCGGATGCTGGttgttttaaacatgttgttttaaacatgttgttttaaacaatatgttttaaacatgttgttttaaacaatgCGTAGTTACATCTACTAAAGCTCTTAAGTTTTTTAAGGTAATTATCAGTGGTGTAGTTATTGCTGCTCTTTACTGCCAACACATAAAAACCAGCCTGACAAGggttagggtgtgtgtgtgtgtgtgtgtgtgtgtgtgtgtgtgtgtgtgtgtgtgtgtgtgtgtgtgtgtgtgtgtgtgtgtgtgtgtgtgtgtgtgtgtgtgtgtgtgagtgggtgtgtgtgtgtgtgtgtgtgagtgagtgagtggacaaaaccgagctactgttcctcccggggaagggttgcccgcaccgagacctgtccatcaccattgatgttgccgtggtgacgccaactgggactgtgaggaatctgggtgtgaccctggacgaccaactgtcgctctcagcaaacattgcatcggtcacacgctcctgcagattcctcctctacaacatcaggaggattctccccttcctccctgaggagacggtgcaggtgctctacaggctctggtcatctcccgcctggactactgcaactcactactactggagccccggcgtcggccatcagacctctggagctcgtccagaaagctgcagcacgtctggtgttcaatgacccaagttctcccacacaacttcccttctccgttctctacactggctccctgtaggagcatccagctacagactctggtgcctacagggcagtgagaggaacagctccttcctatctccaggccatgaagccctacacccccccaccactcctctctgctgcctcggggcgattggttgccccgtcgctcagaggtccctgcagccgatccacccggtcacagcttcttcctgtcctgacccctcagtggaggaatgaactccccactgacctcaggacagcagagtcactgcccatctttaaactcacctcttcaagaagtaaagaagtaaagaagtaaagaagtactaccctgagccttcctcgtagcacttattgcactcgtattagttgctgcacttactgtattcgtatcagttcgctgcacttattgaattcgtatttgtttactgcacttatcctattcgtagtagtctgttgcaattattgttttcgtagtaatctgcctctgcactgtacttttgctctggtttatgctttaagatgcttgtttaagaaaggagatgcacttatgacttctggtgactagtagttctcttgaatacctatgttgaatacacttcctgtaagtcgctttggataaaagcgtctgctacatgactgtaatgtaatgtaatgtaatgtaatgtgtgtgtgtgtgtgtgtgtgtgtgtgtgtgtgtgtgtgagtgagtgtgtgtgtgtgagtgagtgagtgtgtgtgtgtgtgtgtgtgtgtgtgtgtgtgtgtgtgtgtgtgtgtgtgtgtgtgtgtgagtgtgtgtgtgtgtgtgtgtgtgtgtgtgtgtgtgtgtgtgtgtgtgtgtgtgtgtgtgtgtgtgtgtgtgtgtgtgtgtgtgtgtgtgtgtgtgtgtgtgtgagtgtgtgtgtgtgtgtgtgtgtgtgtgtgtgtgatgtgagtgtgtgtgtgtgtgtgtgtgtgtgtgtgtgtgtgtgtgtgtgtgtgtgtgtgtgtgtgtgtgtgtgtgtgtgtgtgtgtgtgtgtgtgtgtgtgtgtgtgtgtgtgtgtgtgtgtgtgagtgtgtgtgtgtgagtggttcCTCTGAGATAATTTGTTGAGTccagagataataaaatatttccgttcatttcacattaaaatgcttCCTGAAGtggccttcaaaataaaataccctgatttgtctttttctttcagatttgtgattaaaatgttttccacaGCAGAGGAAGTTTcttctgatattttattgatttctctCAACATGAAATGACTTTTGCGTTTGCAGTGTATTGTGTTCGGTCCTGTGGACCTTTACTTTGAAGAGGCAGATAGATGTGTTTGAGATGGCGGAGAAGGAAACATCCAGTGAGTTTACTTTGAGCTCTAAGTCTCCgtttattgatattaatatgaaAGTATTGCTGTGCTTGTGTTGATGGGCCGTCATAGTTAGAGGAGGATCAAAGGTTCCTGACAGAGATCACGACTTTAACGTTTTAttctttactttcactttaGACACAAACACGATGGCGTCAGTCTGATTATAGCTTATTGATCAGCGATGGGATGGAGCGACTCACTTATTATACAGAAATCATATGTGGAAATATATCAGTAAGGTAAATAATGAAACGTGATGTTAAAATCCACACAgatacatatgtacatatatataggGATATTAAATTATCAAAATCCTGagtaataataaatgtgtttttgtgtatcaTCATAGACAAAATGCTGATGAAATGCTCTTGGATGATCTTTAGACACAGAATGTTTAAAAGATGGTGACATTGTGTTGCTATACTCTCTATGGATAATAAAGTAATGACACAGGGCGGACAcaccttcacaataaaagccccagacATTATGAGGGAACACTGTTTCCTGGAACGATCTTGAGGTCATTCAGAACCTTCCCTTAGCAACTAACAAAATAGCTTACAGTGGTTTATTTCTGTCCATgaacagaaaatatgaataaatcattAGGCCGAATAAACGAACCTGTACAGGTTcatgtgttacctgtgtgatgacatcacacattacattacattacattattacattacattattattacattacattattacattacattattacattacattacattacattacagtcatgtagcagacgcttttatccaataagtgtattcaacataggtattcaagagaactactagtcaccagaagtcatcagtgcatctcctttcttaaacaagcatctaagagcagaaaccagagcaaaagtatagtgcagaggcaagttactacaaaaacaataattgcaacagactaatacgaataggataagtgtagtaaacaaatacgaatacaataagtgctacgaggaaggctcaaggtagtacttctttatcaggtagtacttctttatcaggtataAGTAGCTTTATCAGTAGTAGgctttatcagggtagtacttctttatcaggtagtacttctttatcaggtagtacttctttatcaggtagtacttctttatcaggtagtacttctttatcaggtagtacttcttgaagaggtgaggttaaagatgggcagtgactctgctgtcctgaggtcagtggggagttcattcctccactgaggggtcaggacagaaagaagctgtgaccgggtggatcggctgcagggacctctgagcgacggga from Anoplopoma fimbria isolate UVic2021 breed Golden Eagle Sablefish chromosome 24, Afim_UVic_2022, whole genome shotgun sequence includes the following:
- the LOC129113835 gene encoding uncharacterized protein LOC129113835 isoform X2 — translated: MLVLVWLLILMMKMNSVSAETVTAHSGGAVLLSSHLQVLKSRQDVRWTHPHLVMSLRSNVTTCHHGRCQLLSDGSLRFNGVQTADAGRYGLEVFDEDGKLLVKKHFLLRVEESEATHTRNLDSSSSMVASVLVCCFLLLLLLLFIILFFLKRRRSQRTRTAGPLEENVYVVMQRHHGNKSKNEEEEKQESNYVSCNPVVSMETPITEQMSVDEDIYV
- the LOC129113835 gene encoding uncharacterized protein LOC129113835 isoform X1; its protein translation is MLVLVWLLILMMKMNSEGVSAETVTAHSGGAVLLSSHLQVLKSRQDVRWTHPHLVMSLRSNVTTCHHGRCQLLSDGSLRFNGVQTADAGRYGLEVFDEDGKLLVKKHFLLRVEESEATHTRNLDSSSSMVASVLVCCFLLLLLLLFIILFFLKRRRSQRTRTAGPLEENVYVVMQRHHGNKSKNEEEEKQESNYVSCNPVVSMETPITEQMSVDEDIYV
- the LOC129113835 gene encoding uncharacterized protein LOC129113835 isoform X3 produces the protein MLVLVWLLILMMKMNSEGVSAETVTAHSGGAVLLSSHLQVLKSRQDVRWTHPHLVMSLRSNVTTCHHGRCQLLSDGSLRFNGVQTADAGRYGLEVFDEDGKLLVKKHFLLRVEDSSSSMVASVLVCCFLLLLLLLFIILFFLKRRRSQRTRTAGPLEENVYVVMQRHHGNKSKNEEEEKQESNYVSCNPVVSMETPITEQMSVDEDIYV